The Gopherus evgoodei ecotype Sinaloan lineage chromosome 8, rGopEvg1_v1.p, whole genome shotgun sequence genome includes a region encoding these proteins:
- the UCHL5 gene encoding ubiquitin carboxyl-terminal hydrolase isozyme L5 isoform X2 has protein sequence MKGLALSNSEVIRQVHNSFARQQMFEFDAKSSAKEEDAFHFVSYVPVNGRLYELDGLREGPIDLGACNQDDWISAVRPVIEKRIQKYSEGEIRFNLMAIVSDRKMIYEQKIAELQQQLSEEEPMDTDQSGNILSSIQSEVAKYQMLIEEENQKLKRYKIENIRRKHNYLPFIMELLKTLAEHQQLIPLVEKAKEKQNAKKAQETK, from the exons atgaAAGGTTTGGCACTAAGCAACTCTGAAGTGATTCGACAGGTTCACAATAGTTTTGCCAG ACAACAAATGTTTGAGTTTGATGCAAAGTCATCAGCAAAAGAAGAAGATGCATTTCACTTTGTAAGTTATGTTCCTGTTAATGGAAGGCTATATGAACTAGATGGACTAAGGGAAGGACCAATTGATTTAG GTGCCTGTAATCAAGATGATTGGATCAGTGCTGTCAGGCCTGTCATAGAGAAACGAATACAAAA ATACAGTGAAGGGGAGATAAGATTTAACCTTATGGCCATTGTGTCTGACAGAAAAATGATATATGAGCAGAAGATAGCAGAATTACAGCAGCAACTTTCAGAG GAAGAGCCAATGGATACAGACCAGAGTGGTAATATATTAAGTTCTATTCAGTCAGAAGTTGCAAAATATCAGATGTTAATTGAAGAAGAGAACCAAAAACTAAAAAGATATAAG ATTGAAAATATTAGAAGAAAACATAACTACCTGCCTTTCATCATGGAATTGTTAAAAACTTTAGCAGAACACCAGCAGTTAATACCACTGGTAGAGAAG gcaaaagaaaaacagaatgccAAGAAAGCTCAGGAGACCAAGTGA